The following proteins are co-located in the Pyxicephalus adspersus chromosome Z, UCB_Pads_2.0, whole genome shotgun sequence genome:
- the CCDC9 gene encoding coiled-coil domain-containing protein 9 isoform X2, translating to MASVLDLKSKEDKDAELDRKIAALRKKNEALVKRHQLIEEDRKRAEQQGNAVTTARKAKISNGEPDKSRKEKENFSITLDVSAGEKRIISDVKSSPGSHTPPHTETSPKSSTSPKSSTQRNSGRTRAYSGGRSPHSDRPEEAFKFDDETTHPPDRSARGRRNHGAEAPKRTPRVPKEGPSVDQWASTPRGGRIPGQARGGGTPGRGAVQNVNPEGIPGVDRKTKEWEEKRKLNIEKMNEEMEKIAEYERSQRDGYREKNPIRNFLDDPRRTGPIADVDRKEGSRRHNRNWGGPDFEKVKTGMDREKESHVRRPGGKNQVDMTMSMTGRERAEYIRWKQEREQIDQERLARHKKPTGQWRREWDAEKTESMFKDGPIPNIEEEPMSRRDQGKRGAPKPPTMAEFLSKGLQSSGEKRNQKRGRGRNKPYSMHDSRWESDEDEVNEKDKTLSVEEKEKETCVEKKEEKKLEAPQENASEAPKHHVVSKKDDCEHKNEVEECEEDDEEWTDASGDEVVGESSEVDEDSTEEAPKISPVSPKEQMLPEQIELSPKPSPKLIISSPNVNNDEVAVESKPTSPFSPDGHRPVTDWGEEMELLSTPESSIEDSPQTLNRKEFSMDSRSPSESTQNPSLDPEGVVPSSVESSSLQSSEVQTDQQPTPVEESTSEPLPDAPMRPLEKDPDSTADQGEKVEENSTVTAEIPIVVEEVSPIQEQSCQSPTTEETVSVKEEPTPLAEDVEGTIKTVHIADFETSTEVPPSS from the exons GCATCTGTGTTGGACCTGAAATCTAAAGAGGATAAGGATGCTGAGCTAGACAGAAAGATAGCAGCTCTGCGCAAGAAGAATGAAGCTTTGGTGAAAAGACACCAG cTGATTGAGGAGGACCGGAAAAGGGCTGAGCAACAGGGCAATGCGGTAACCACTGCAAGAAAAGCAAAAATTTCAAATGGTGAACCAGACAAATCAcggaaagaaaaagagaatttcTCTATAACACTTGATGTGTCTGCTGGG gaaaaaagaataataagTGATGTTAAATCATCTCCAGGCTCACACACCCCCCCTCACACCGAAACCTCTCCGAAAAGCTCCACCTCTCCGAAAAGCTCCACCCAAAGGAACAGTGGCCGAACAAGAGCCTACTCAGGAGGTCGAAGCCCCCATTCTGACAGACCTGAAGAGGCTTTTAAATTTGATGATGAGACCACCCACCCCCCTGACCGGTCAGCAAGAGGTAGGAGGAACCATGGTGCAGAAGCGCCAAAGAGAACTCCACGTGTACCCAAAGAAGGCCCTTCAGTGGACCAGTGGGCATCAACTCCTAGGGGTGGAAGAATTCCAGGCcaagcaagaggaggaggcactCCAGGAAGAGGAGCTGTTCAAAATGTAAACCCAGAAGGTATCCCCGGAGTTGACAGAAAGACCAAG GAATGGGAAGAGAAACGAAAGCTGAATATAGAAAAGATGAATGAAGAGATGGAAAAAATCGCAGAGTATGAGAGAAGCCAAAGG GATggatatagagaaaaaaatccaATTCGCAACTTTCTGGATGACCCCAGGAGGACTGGTCCTATCGCAGATGTTGACAGAAAGGAGGGAAGCCGCAGGCACAACAGAAATTGGGGAGGTCCTGATTTTGAGAAAGTGAAAACCGGTATGGATCGGGAGAAAGAAAGTCAT gtGAGAAGACCTGGAGGAAAAAATCAGGTGGATATGACTATGTCAATGACTGGCAGAGAGAGAGCAGAATACATCCGCTGGAAACAAGAACGGGAACAGATTGATCAGGAGAGACTGGCACGACATAAAAAGCCCACTGGCCAATGGAGGAGAGAGTGGGATGCTGAAAAAACAGAGTCTAT GTTTAAAGATGGACCCATCCCTAATATAGAGGAGGAGCCAATGAGCAGAAGAG ACCAAGGTAAAAGAGGAGCTCCGAAACCACCCACTATGGCAGAGTTTCTTTCTAAGGGATTACAAAGTTCTGGAGAGAAGAGAAATCAAAAAAGAGGCAGAGGAAGAAACAAACCATACAG tatgcACGACAGTCGTTGGGAAAGCGATGAGGATGAAGTAAATGAAAAAGACAAGACCTTGTCTgtggaagaaaaagagaaggagacGTGCGTGGAGAAAAAG gaagaaaaaaaattagaggcCCCACAGGAAAATGCATCTGAAGCACCAAAACACCATGTGGTTTCAAAGAAAGATGATTGTGAACATAAAAATGAAGTAGAGGAATGTGAGGAAGATGATGAAGAATGGACAGATGCTAGTGGTGATGAAGTAGTTGGAGAAAGTTCAGAAGTTGACGAGGACTCCACTGAAGAGGCTCCCAAAATTTCCCCAGTATCTCCAAAGGAGCAAATGCTACCTGAGCAGATAGAGCTGAGCCCCAAACCAAGCCCCAAACTTATCATTTCTTCACCTAATGTGAACAATGACGAGGTAGCTGTAGAGTCCAAACCCACCAGCCCGTTCTCCCCTGATGGGCATCGGCCAGTCACTGACTGGGGGGAGGAGATGGAACTGCTGTCAACTCCCGAAAGCAGCATTGAGGACAGTCCTCAAACACTTAATAGGAAGGAGTTCAGCATGGACTCAAGATCTCCTTCAG AAAGCACTCAAAACCCCTCTCTGGATCCAGAAGGAGTTGTGCCATCCAGTGTAGAATCCAGTTCTTTGCAATCCTCGGAGGTCCAGACAGACCAACAACCTACACCTGTTGAAGAGTCCACAAGTGAGCCATTGCCAGATGCTCCAATGCGTCCTCTGGAGAAAGACCCTGACAGCACTGCAGATCAAG
- the CCDC9 gene encoding coiled-coil domain-containing protein 9 isoform X1 — protein sequence MASVLDLKSKEDKDAELDRKIAALRKKNEALVKRHQLIEEDRKRAEQQGNAVTTARKAKISNGEPDKSRKEKENFSITLDVSAGEKRIISDVKSSPGSHTPPHTETSPKSSTSPKSSTQRNSGRTRAYSGGRSPHSDRPEEAFKFDDETTHPPDRSARGRRNHGAEAPKRTPRVPKEGPSVDQWASTPRGGRIPGQARGGGTPGRGAVQNVNPEGIPGVDRKTKEWEEKRKLNIEKMNEEMEKIAEYERSQRDGYREKNPIRNFLDDPRRTGPIADVDRKEGSRRHNRNWGGPDFEKVKTGMDREKESHVRRPGGKNQVDMTMSMTGRERAEYIRWKQEREQIDQERLARHKKPTGQWRREWDAEKTESMFKDGPIPNIEEEPMSRRDQGKRGAPKPPTMAEFLSKGLQSSGEKRNQKRGRGRNKPYSMHDSRWESDEDEVNEKDKTLSVEEKEKETCVEKKEEKKLEAPQENASEAPKHHVVSKKDDCEHKNEVEECEEDDEEWTDASGDEVVGESSEVDEDSTEEAPKISPVSPKEQMLPEQIELSPKPSPKLIISSPNVNNDEVAVESKPTSPFSPDGHRPVTDWGEEMELLSTPESSIEDSPQTLNRKEFSMDSRSPSESTQNPSLDPEGVVPSSVESSSLQSSEVQTDQQPTPVEESTSEPLPDAPMRPLEKDPDSTADQGEKVEENSTVTAEIPIVVEEVSPIQEQSCQSPTTEETVSVKEEPTPLAEDVEGTIKTVHIADFETQSTEVPPSS from the exons GCATCTGTGTTGGACCTGAAATCTAAAGAGGATAAGGATGCTGAGCTAGACAGAAAGATAGCAGCTCTGCGCAAGAAGAATGAAGCTTTGGTGAAAAGACACCAG cTGATTGAGGAGGACCGGAAAAGGGCTGAGCAACAGGGCAATGCGGTAACCACTGCAAGAAAAGCAAAAATTTCAAATGGTGAACCAGACAAATCAcggaaagaaaaagagaatttcTCTATAACACTTGATGTGTCTGCTGGG gaaaaaagaataataagTGATGTTAAATCATCTCCAGGCTCACACACCCCCCCTCACACCGAAACCTCTCCGAAAAGCTCCACCTCTCCGAAAAGCTCCACCCAAAGGAACAGTGGCCGAACAAGAGCCTACTCAGGAGGTCGAAGCCCCCATTCTGACAGACCTGAAGAGGCTTTTAAATTTGATGATGAGACCACCCACCCCCCTGACCGGTCAGCAAGAGGTAGGAGGAACCATGGTGCAGAAGCGCCAAAGAGAACTCCACGTGTACCCAAAGAAGGCCCTTCAGTGGACCAGTGGGCATCAACTCCTAGGGGTGGAAGAATTCCAGGCcaagcaagaggaggaggcactCCAGGAAGAGGAGCTGTTCAAAATGTAAACCCAGAAGGTATCCCCGGAGTTGACAGAAAGACCAAG GAATGGGAAGAGAAACGAAAGCTGAATATAGAAAAGATGAATGAAGAGATGGAAAAAATCGCAGAGTATGAGAGAAGCCAAAGG GATggatatagagaaaaaaatccaATTCGCAACTTTCTGGATGACCCCAGGAGGACTGGTCCTATCGCAGATGTTGACAGAAAGGAGGGAAGCCGCAGGCACAACAGAAATTGGGGAGGTCCTGATTTTGAGAAAGTGAAAACCGGTATGGATCGGGAGAAAGAAAGTCAT gtGAGAAGACCTGGAGGAAAAAATCAGGTGGATATGACTATGTCAATGACTGGCAGAGAGAGAGCAGAATACATCCGCTGGAAACAAGAACGGGAACAGATTGATCAGGAGAGACTGGCACGACATAAAAAGCCCACTGGCCAATGGAGGAGAGAGTGGGATGCTGAAAAAACAGAGTCTAT GTTTAAAGATGGACCCATCCCTAATATAGAGGAGGAGCCAATGAGCAGAAGAG ACCAAGGTAAAAGAGGAGCTCCGAAACCACCCACTATGGCAGAGTTTCTTTCTAAGGGATTACAAAGTTCTGGAGAGAAGAGAAATCAAAAAAGAGGCAGAGGAAGAAACAAACCATACAG tatgcACGACAGTCGTTGGGAAAGCGATGAGGATGAAGTAAATGAAAAAGACAAGACCTTGTCTgtggaagaaaaagagaaggagacGTGCGTGGAGAAAAAG gaagaaaaaaaattagaggcCCCACAGGAAAATGCATCTGAAGCACCAAAACACCATGTGGTTTCAAAGAAAGATGATTGTGAACATAAAAATGAAGTAGAGGAATGTGAGGAAGATGATGAAGAATGGACAGATGCTAGTGGTGATGAAGTAGTTGGAGAAAGTTCAGAAGTTGACGAGGACTCCACTGAAGAGGCTCCCAAAATTTCCCCAGTATCTCCAAAGGAGCAAATGCTACCTGAGCAGATAGAGCTGAGCCCCAAACCAAGCCCCAAACTTATCATTTCTTCACCTAATGTGAACAATGACGAGGTAGCTGTAGAGTCCAAACCCACCAGCCCGTTCTCCCCTGATGGGCATCGGCCAGTCACTGACTGGGGGGAGGAGATGGAACTGCTGTCAACTCCCGAAAGCAGCATTGAGGACAGTCCTCAAACACTTAATAGGAAGGAGTTCAGCATGGACTCAAGATCTCCTTCAG AAAGCACTCAAAACCCCTCTCTGGATCCAGAAGGAGTTGTGCCATCCAGTGTAGAATCCAGTTCTTTGCAATCCTCGGAGGTCCAGACAGACCAACAACCTACACCTGTTGAAGAGTCCACAAGTGAGCCATTGCCAGATGCTCCAATGCGTCCTCTGGAGAAAGACCCTGACAGCACTGCAGATCAAG